A stretch of Rhizobium sp. TH2 DNA encodes these proteins:
- a CDS encoding integration host factor subunit alpha yields MSGKTVTRADLAESVFRKVGLSRTESAQLVETVIDEVCNAIVRGESVKLSSFATFQVRSKNERIGRNPKTGEEVPISPRRVMTFKASNVLKSRILKSHLSRKTKKA; encoded by the coding sequence ATGAGCGGCAAGACTGTGACGAGGGCGGATCTGGCAGAATCGGTCTTCCGCAAGGTGGGCCTTTCGCGCACCGAATCGGCCCAGCTCGTCGAAACTGTCATCGACGAGGTCTGTAACGCGATCGTGCGCGGCGAGAGCGTAAAACTCTCCTCCTTCGCCACCTTCCAGGTGCGCTCGAAAAACGAGCGGATCGGTCGCAATCCCAAGACCGGCGAGGAAGTGCCGATTTCGCCCCGCCGTGTCATGACCTTCAAAGCCTCCAACGTGCTCAAGAGCCGCATCCTGAAGAGCCACCTGAGCCGCAAGACCAAGAAAGCCTGA
- the plsX gene encoding phosphate acyltransferase PlsX — translation MVKISIDAMGGDIGPEVCIEGAAIALDREPNIQYIIFGQEAACRPILDRFPKLKAKAEFRHCDVAIRMDEKPSQALRRGRYTSSMWKAIEAVKLKETDVAVSAGNTGALMAMSKFCLRTMANVERPAIAGIWPTRRGESIVLDVGATIGADSQALLDYSIMGGAMARALFEVKRPTVGLLNVGVEEIKGQEEVKEAGRLLREANLDTINYFGFVEGDDIGKGTVDVVVTEGFTGNIALKAAEGTARQIAEYLRESIMRSWMAKIGYLLAKSAFDRVREKMDPKKVNGGVFLGLNGIVIKSHGGTDGEGYAAAIKVGYDMVRNGLFEKIEADLKKFHALVVPPSDVEEETATGIV, via the coding sequence GTGGTCAAGATTTCGATCGATGCGATGGGGGGCGATATCGGCCCGGAAGTCTGCATCGAGGGTGCCGCAATAGCGCTCGATCGCGAGCCTAACATCCAGTATATCATCTTCGGGCAGGAAGCGGCCTGCAGGCCGATACTCGACCGGTTTCCGAAACTCAAGGCCAAGGCCGAATTTCGCCATTGCGATGTTGCCATTCGGATGGATGAAAAGCCCAGCCAGGCATTGCGCCGGGGGCGATACACCTCGTCGATGTGGAAGGCGATTGAGGCGGTCAAGCTCAAGGAGACCGATGTCGCGGTTTCAGCCGGCAATACCGGTGCATTGATGGCGATGTCGAAATTCTGTCTGCGCACCATGGCCAATGTCGAACGGCCGGCGATCGCCGGCATATGGCCCACGAGGCGCGGCGAGAGCATCGTTCTCGATGTCGGCGCCACGATCGGCGCGGATTCTCAGGCATTGCTCGACTACTCGATAATGGGCGGCGCCATGGCGCGCGCGCTCTTCGAGGTCAAGCGGCCGACGGTGGGCCTGCTCAATGTCGGCGTCGAGGAGATCAAGGGGCAGGAAGAGGTCAAGGAGGCTGGTCGTCTTCTTCGCGAGGCCAATCTCGACACAATCAATTATTTCGGCTTCGTCGAGGGTGACGATATCGGCAAGGGCACCGTCGATGTCGTGGTTACCGAGGGCTTCACTGGCAACATCGCTCTCAAGGCGGCTGAAGGCACGGCCCGGCAGATAGCCGAATATCTCCGGGAATCGATCATGCGCAGTTGGATGGCCAAGATCGGTTACCTGCTGGCCAAGAGTGCTTTCGACCGGGTCCGCGAGAAGATGGATCCAAAGAAGGTCAATGGCGGCGTGTTTCTCGGATTGAACGGCATTGTCATAAAAAGTCATGGCGGAACCGATGGCGAGGGCTATGCCGCAGCCATCAAGGTGGGCTATGACATGGTCCGCAACGGGCTTTTCGAAAAGATTGAAGCCGATTTGAAGAAATTTCATGCCCTTGTCGTCCCGCCGTCGGACGTCGAGGAAGAAACGGCGACAGGGATTGTTTGA
- a CDS encoding ubiquinol-cytochrome C chaperone family protein, which yields MIFRLFRKNKVNQAIMVRQYGILTTAARAPAFFEAMNVPDTVMGRFEMLSIALILYFRRTSSTGDEVKAIAQDIVEAFFEDLDHSMRELGIGDNGVPKRMKKLAGMFYGRLDSYARALENSDEIALEAALLRNIHPENTDKTLSMRGLAHYMLKAEEELKKVPESILRSGEAHLAGVEKEEA from the coding sequence ATGATTTTCAGACTGTTCCGGAAAAATAAGGTGAACCAGGCCATCATGGTTCGTCAGTATGGTATTCTGACAACAGCTGCCCGTGCGCCGGCGTTCTTTGAAGCCATGAACGTGCCCGATACCGTGATGGGCCGCTTCGAGATGCTTTCGATCGCGCTGATTCTGTATTTCCGCCGTACGTCAAGCACCGGAGACGAGGTCAAGGCGATCGCGCAGGATATTGTCGAGGCCTTTTTCGAGGATCTCGACCATTCGATGCGGGAACTCGGTATCGGCGACAACGGCGTGCCGAAGCGGATGAAGAAGCTGGCGGGCATGTTCTATGGCCGGCTCGATTCCTACGCCCGGGCGTTGGAAAACTCTGACGAAATCGCGCTGGAGGCCGCACTTCTGCGGAATATTCATCCGGAAAACACCGACAAGACGCTTTCTATGCGCGGACTGGCGCATTATATGCTGAAGGCAGAAGAAGAATTGAAAAAAGTGCCCGAATCCATCCTCAGGAGCGGTGAGGCGCATCTCGCCGGGGTGGAAAAGGAGGAAGCATGA
- a CDS encoding glycosyltransferase, whose amino-acid sequence MTDDPPLRILHCFRSPVGGIFRHVRDLAMEQSRAGHAVGILCDSSTGGEHEERLFQTIMPYLSLGLTRMAIDRSITPRDIPAFWRSYKEIRSLQPDVLHGHGAKGGAMARLAGSLLRVNRYRVSRLYTPHGGSLHFSRRSWSGWAVFTLERLQEWFTDGLIFVCDFERRTYEEKVGRVFRRNEVVYNGVGEADFEIVPESPDAVNFLYVGMLRDLKGPDIFVDAFAKTERLLKRPLSAMMIGDGPQKQKYLDMMTSRGLGRRITMLPAMNIREAFASSQNVVVPSRAESMPYIVLEALAAGRTVIASDVGGISEVLGKGSDALIPPGDSDALAKAMAESITVPGWKESHLPDREKFHAVFSSKTMASRITALYQELAGR is encoded by the coding sequence ATGACGGATGACCCGCCATTGCGAATCCTTCATTGCTTCAGATCCCCCGTCGGTGGCATCTTTCGCCATGTCCGGGATCTGGCAATGGAACAGAGCCGCGCCGGCCATGCCGTCGGTATTCTCTGCGATTCCTCGACGGGTGGCGAACACGAGGAACGCCTCTTCCAGACCATCATGCCCTACCTTTCGCTGGGTCTCACGCGCATGGCGATCGATCGGTCGATCACGCCGCGCGACATCCCGGCATTCTGGAGAAGCTACAAGGAAATCAGAAGTTTGCAGCCGGATGTCCTGCACGGTCACGGCGCCAAGGGTGGCGCAATGGCACGTCTCGCCGGCTCGTTGCTGCGGGTGAACAGGTATCGCGTATCCCGCCTCTATACGCCGCATGGCGGCAGCCTGCATTTCAGCCGCCGGAGTTGGAGCGGCTGGGCCGTCTTCACGCTCGAACGCCTGCAGGAATGGTTCACCGACGGACTGATCTTCGTCTGCGATTTCGAGCGTCGCACCTACGAGGAGAAGGTGGGGCGCGTCTTCCGGCGTAATGAGGTTGTTTACAACGGCGTCGGCGAGGCCGATTTCGAGATCGTCCCGGAAAGCCCCGATGCGGTCAACTTCCTCTATGTCGGCATGCTGCGCGATCTCAAGGGGCCGGACATCTTCGTCGATGCCTTCGCCAAGACCGAGCGCCTGCTCAAGCGGCCGCTATCGGCAATGATGATCGGCGACGGCCCCCAGAAGCAGAAATATCTCGACATGATGACCTCGCGCGGTCTTGGGCGCCGCATCACCATGCTGCCGGCGATGAACATTCGCGAGGCCTTCGCCAGTTCGCAGAACGTCGTGGTGCCGTCGCGCGCCGAATCCATGCCCTATATCGTACTAGAGGCCCTGGCAGCGGGCCGCACAGTGATCGCATCGGACGTCGGTGGCATCTCCGAAGTGCTCGGCAAGGGCAGCGATGCCCTCATTCCCCCGGGCGACAGCGATGCACTGGCCAAGGCCATGGCGGAAAGCATCACCGTGCCGGGCTGGAAAGAATCTCATCTGCCCGACCGCGAGAAATTCCACGCGGTGTTCAGCTCGAAGACGATGGCCTCGCGGATCACCGCGCTTTATCAGGAACTGGCTGGGCGTTGA
- a CDS encoding outer membrane protein assembly factor BamE, protein MAVLATTVSLSSCQGMGDTIQNGYVVDEQTLALAPAGSSREQVLLSLGSPSAMATFDNEVFYYISQKRTRMVAFMKPKLVEQSILAVYFNKDGEVDRLANYKLEDGRVINMLGRTTPTGGSEMTFLMRLLKGGVNPADAAAQLLNTNRGTKY, encoded by the coding sequence ATGGCTGTGCTTGCGACGACGGTTTCGCTATCTTCCTGTCAGGGCATGGGCGATACGATCCAGAATGGCTATGTCGTGGATGAGCAGACGCTGGCACTGGCCCCGGCGGGTTCGAGCCGCGAGCAGGTGCTGCTGTCGCTCGGTTCGCCGTCTGCAATGGCGACCTTCGACAACGAGGTTTTCTATTACATTTCGCAGAAGCGCACACGAATGGTGGCCTTCATGAAGCCCAAGCTCGTCGAGCAGAGCATTCTGGCTGTCTATTTCAACAAGGACGGAGAAGTCGATCGACTGGCGAACTACAAGCTCGAGGACGGCCGCGTGATCAACATGCTCGGCCGGACGACGCCGACCGGTGGCAGCGAGATGACATTCCTGATGCGCCTGCTCAAGGGTGGCGTCAACCCGGCCGACGCGGCGGCACAGCTGCTCAATACAAACCGCGGCACGAAGTACTGA
- a CDS encoding type II toxin-antitoxin system RelE/ParE family toxin codes for MKLRYTRTALRQIDSTLDYIASRSPQGARSVNKRIITAFALIQEYPQAGQMTSRDGYRRLVLTPYPYVIFYRVTADEIVISRFRHAAQRPASS; via the coding sequence ATGAAGCTGCGTTACACGCGCACCGCGCTGCGGCAAATCGATAGCACGCTCGATTACATAGCGTCGCGTTCGCCACAGGGTGCGCGGAGCGTGAACAAGCGGATCATCACTGCGTTCGCTCTTATCCAGGAATATCCTCAGGCCGGCCAGATGACGAGCCGCGACGGCTATCGGCGTCTCGTGCTGACGCCTTATCCATACGTGATCTTCTATCGCGTCACGGCTGACGAAATCGTAATATCGCGCTTCAGGCACGCGGCTCAACGCCCAGCCAGTTCCTGA
- a CDS encoding glycosyltransferase family 4 protein: MTTNAQLNILQVLEPSGGGSGRHFVDLCGALAGSGHNVTAIYSATRAEQRFVDELTAQPLQSIIAVPMSRAPSTSDFAAWRAINRVMREHGPFDVVHGHSSKAGALTRIRFPGRHVPRIYTPHAFRTMDPTLGKGGRRIYGMIESLLGRHFSDAVICVSEDEKKHAATALGIPERLLHTVINGVDQTPPGDREEIRAQLGVRPENFVFGFVGRLSPQKAPERLIEAFRRIAADRADIELAIVGFGELLDDVKIQILEAGLSDRVHVTSDIPGAQAMQAFDALIMPSRYEAMSYVMLEGAAAGLPMVLTDVGGATTVVDHGFNGFIVPNDDDPHELAEAMRTLSTAEGFDAMRHAAEARRNRYSLDVMARQTEAVYRHVLAAR; encoded by the coding sequence ATGACGACGAATGCGCAACTCAATATCCTCCAGGTACTGGAGCCAAGCGGTGGCGGCTCCGGCCGTCATTTCGTCGATCTGTGCGGCGCGCTTGCAGGGTCCGGCCACAATGTCACGGCGATCTATTCCGCCACCCGCGCCGAGCAAAGGTTTGTCGATGAACTGACCGCTCAGCCGCTCCAATCCATCATCGCGGTTCCGATGAGCCGCGCGCCCTCCACTTCGGATTTCGCCGCATGGCGGGCCATCAACCGTGTGATGCGCGAACACGGGCCGTTCGACGTCGTCCACGGCCACAGTTCCAAAGCCGGTGCGCTGACCCGCATCAGGTTTCCCGGCCGGCACGTTCCGCGCATCTATACGCCGCATGCGTTCCGGACCATGGATCCGACGCTCGGCAAGGGCGGCCGGCGCATCTATGGAATGATCGAGAGCCTGCTCGGCCGGCATTTCTCCGATGCCGTCATCTGCGTCTCCGAGGACGAAAAGAAGCACGCCGCAACCGCGCTCGGCATTCCCGAACGCCTGCTGCACACCGTGATCAATGGGGTCGATCAGACCCCACCGGGGGACAGGGAAGAAATCCGCGCGCAACTCGGCGTGAGACCCGAAAATTTCGTCTTCGGCTTCGTCGGCCGGCTCTCGCCGCAGAAGGCGCCGGAGCGGCTGATCGAGGCGTTCCGGCGGATCGCCGCCGATCGCGCGGATATCGAACTGGCGATCGTCGGCTTCGGCGAACTGCTCGACGACGTCAAAATCCAGATACTGGAAGCCGGGCTCTCGGACCGGGTGCATGTGACCTCTGATATCCCCGGTGCCCAGGCGATGCAGGCCTTCGACGCATTGATCATGCCGAGCCGCTACGAGGCGATGTCCTATGTGATGCTGGAAGGCGCGGCAGCCGGCCTGCCGATGGTGCTCACCGATGTCGGCGGCGCGACAACAGTGGTCGATCACGGCTTCAATGGCTTCATCGTGCCGAATGACGACGATCCGCATGAGCTTGCGGAAGCCATGCGCACGCTCTCGACGGCCGAGGGCTTCGACGCCATGCGGCACGCGGCCGAGGCTAGGAGGAACCGTTATTCACTGGATGTGATGGCCCGGCAGACCGAAGCGGTGTACCGGCATGTCTTAGCGGCAAGATGA
- a CDS encoding undecaprenyl-phosphate glucose phosphotransferase, whose product MNQADKNEDEFDVERLRKQVSEIRTISTEETTSGKRPSQPAELNDFAKRVAAQFREDKFSPAMMTGLFRLVDFVMLFLIGCAISFSYVQEPRVMALYTLTIASGAALSVLFIQMADCYQLPVLRAPKSSLPPLLGAWALSFAAMTMMLFFFKAGGTYSRVWFAAWFLSGASYLVAERFLLAWSLRRWLRNGMLERRAVIVCGGQPAQELIRNLESQPDNDIRILGVFDDRLDRRSPDLIAGYPKLGTVTELVEFVRAARVDMLIISLPMTAEKRILDLLRKLWILPVDIRLAAHSSKLKFRPRAYSHIGKVAMLDVFDRPINDWDSVAKRIFDIVFATIAIACLWPVMLGAALAVKLTSRGPIIFKQKRHGFNNETINVFKFRSMYTHLSDVTAANAVTKGDPRVTPVGRFIRKTSIDELPQLFNVLAGGLSLVGPRPHAVLAQTHDRVYADVVEGYFARHRVKPGVTGWAQINGWRGEIDSDEKIRFRTAYDLYYIENWSLWFDLKILFLTPIRLLNTENAY is encoded by the coding sequence ATGAATCAGGCAGACAAGAACGAAGACGAGTTCGACGTCGAGCGCTTGCGCAAGCAGGTCTCCGAGATCCGCACGATCAGCACCGAGGAAACCACGTCGGGCAAGCGGCCGAGCCAGCCCGCCGAACTCAACGATTTCGCCAAGCGCGTCGCCGCGCAGTTCCGCGAGGACAAGTTCTCGCCGGCGATGATGACGGGTCTTTTCCGCCTGGTCGATTTCGTGATGTTGTTCCTGATCGGCTGCGCCATCAGCTTCTCCTACGTCCAGGAACCGCGCGTGATGGCGCTCTATACGCTCACGATCGCGTCGGGCGCGGCACTGAGCGTGCTGTTCATCCAGATGGCGGATTGCTACCAACTGCCGGTGCTCAGGGCGCCGAAATCGTCGCTGCCGCCGCTTCTCGGCGCATGGGCACTGTCCTTCGCCGCCATGACCATGATGCTGTTCTTCTTCAAGGCGGGCGGAACCTATTCGCGCGTCTGGTTCGCCGCCTGGTTCCTGTCCGGCGCCTCCTATCTCGTGGCCGAGCGCTTCCTGCTGGCCTGGAGCCTGAGGCGCTGGCTGCGCAACGGCATGCTCGAGCGCCGCGCCGTCATCGTCTGCGGCGGCCAGCCGGCGCAGGAACTGATCCGCAATCTCGAAAGCCAGCCCGACAACGATATCCGCATCCTCGGCGTGTTCGACGACCGGCTCGACCGCCGTTCGCCTGACCTGATCGCCGGCTACCCCAAGCTCGGCACGGTAACGGAACTGGTCGAGTTCGTGCGTGCTGCCCGTGTTGACATGCTGATCATTTCGCTGCCGATGACGGCCGAGAAGCGCATCCTCGACCTCCTGCGCAAGCTCTGGATCCTGCCGGTCGATATCCGGCTCGCAGCGCATTCGAGCAAGCTGAAGTTCCGACCGCGCGCGTATTCCCACATCGGCAAGGTCGCGATGCTCGATGTGTTCGACCGGCCGATCAACGACTGGGATTCAGTGGCCAAGCGCATTTTCGACATCGTCTTCGCGACGATCGCCATCGCCTGCTTGTGGCCGGTGATGCTGGGCGCGGCGCTGGCCGTCAAGCTCACCTCCAGAGGACCGATCATCTTCAAGCAGAAGCGGCATGGCTTCAACAACGAGACGATCAACGTCTTCAAGTTCCGCTCGATGTACACGCATCTGTCCGACGTCACCGCTGCCAACGCGGTGACCAAGGGCGACCCGCGCGTGACGCCGGTCGGCCGCTTCATCCGAAAGACGTCGATCGACGAATTGCCCCAGCTCTTCAACGTATTGGCGGGCGGACTTTCGCTCGTTGGCCCACGCCCGCACGCTGTCCTCGCCCAGACGCATGACCGCGTTTACGCCGATGTCGTGGAAGGCTATTTCGCCCGCCATCGCGTCAAGCCGGGTGTCACCGGCTGGGCGCAAATCAACGGCTGGCGCGGCGAGATCGACTCGGACGAGAAGATCCGCTTCCGCACCGCCTACGACCTCTACTATATCGAGAACTGGTCGCTCTGGTTCGATCTCAAAATCCTGTTCCTGACGCCGATCCGGTTGCTCAACACGGAAAACGCCTATTGA
- a CDS encoding MerR family transcriptional regulator, producing the protein MEKSPDAFRTISEVADDLDLPQHVLRFWETRFPQIKPMKRGGGRRYYRPDDVELLKGIRHLLYDHGYTIKGVQKLLKNNGNKFVAAAASGDLATMEALAAQSEAEDETPTAQNQQKNVVFEDDQIVGRPKAPSSRRFFGLISGNEDQDFSATGNMIGKEDRALLQEALFDLLECKRLLDQVR; encoded by the coding sequence ATGGAAAAGAGTCCCGACGCTTTCAGGACGATCAGCGAGGTCGCCGATGACCTCGACCTTCCCCAGCACGTGCTTCGTTTCTGGGAAACGCGCTTTCCGCAGATCAAGCCGATGAAGCGCGGCGGTGGCCGGCGCTATTACAGGCCCGATGACGTCGAACTGCTGAAAGGCATCCGGCATCTGCTCTACGATCACGGCTATACGATCAAGGGCGTGCAGAAGCTTCTGAAGAACAACGGCAACAAATTCGTCGCCGCTGCCGCTTCCGGCGATCTCGCGACCATGGAGGCGCTCGCCGCCCAGAGCGAAGCCGAGGACGAGACGCCCACGGCACAGAATCAGCAGAAGAATGTGGTTTTCGAAGACGACCAGATCGTCGGACGGCCCAAGGCGCCATCAAGCCGGCGGTTCTTCGGCCTGATCAGCGGCAATGAGGACCAGGACTTTTCCGCGACCGGCAATATGATCGGCAAGGAAGACCGGGCATTGTTGCAGGAGGCGTTGTTCGATCTGCTCGAATGCAAGCGCCTGCTCGATCAGGTTCGCTGA
- a CDS encoding O-antigen ligase produces MTAIGASHAGAFKPGLASVRLVGSGLVAFGVFLSGFVINEPAPYEVFMAFLIGGWFILGLRISRTTGALLAFMLVFMTGGFLSLTQMARIGEAPIYMGVSLFLCLSSVFFSAIIEDDWHRLRLIFNAWAAAAVITAMLGIVGYFKLFPGSEIFTLYDRAKGAFQDPNVFGPFLIAPSLYLIHSMLTGKIATFPIKAFSLAVITIGVLLSFSRAAWALFLFSAMMMVLVMFIKERSGAFRLKIIALALAGLIFAVVALVVALQIPQVADLLTSRASLEQDYDSGHLGRFDRHKLGFLAAMGQPLGIGPMVFSTIYPEDEHNIWLKSLTSYGWLGFVAYIGLVWTTIWFGFRYLLRERPWQPYLMIAWITICGHELIGNVIDTDHWRHHFLLFGIVWGCAALEHGYQKRRARAPAAT; encoded by the coding sequence TTGACCGCGATCGGGGCCAGTCACGCCGGAGCGTTCAAACCGGGCCTCGCAAGCGTGCGGCTCGTCGGCTCCGGCCTTGTGGCCTTCGGCGTGTTCCTGTCGGGCTTCGTCATCAACGAACCTGCGCCTTACGAAGTCTTCATGGCGTTCCTGATCGGCGGCTGGTTCATCCTCGGCCTCAGGATCTCTCGCACGACGGGCGCTTTGCTCGCCTTCATGCTTGTCTTCATGACCGGTGGCTTCCTGTCGCTGACCCAGATGGCCAGGATCGGCGAGGCCCCGATCTACATGGGCGTGTCGCTTTTCCTCTGCCTGTCGTCGGTCTTCTTCTCGGCGATCATCGAGGATGACTGGCATCGGCTGAGGCTGATCTTCAACGCCTGGGCGGCCGCCGCCGTGATCACCGCCATGCTCGGCATCGTGGGCTATTTCAAGCTGTTTCCCGGTTCGGAAATCTTCACGCTCTACGACCGGGCCAAGGGTGCGTTCCAAGACCCGAACGTGTTCGGACCGTTCCTGATCGCGCCGTCGCTCTATCTCATTCATTCGATGCTGACGGGCAAGATCGCGACATTCCCGATCAAGGCGTTTTCGCTCGCCGTCATCACGATCGGCGTCCTGCTCTCCTTCTCGCGCGCGGCCTGGGCGCTCTTTCTTTTCTCGGCTATGATGATGGTGCTGGTGATGTTCATCAAGGAGCGCTCCGGCGCCTTCCGCTTGAAGATCATCGCGCTGGCGCTAGCCGGCCTGATCTTCGCGGTCGTCGCACTGGTCGTCGCGTTGCAGATCCCGCAGGTCGCAGATCTGCTCACCTCGCGCGCGTCGCTCGAGCAGGATTACGACAGCGGCCACCTCGGCCGTTTCGATCGCCACAAGCTCGGCTTCCTCGCGGCGATGGGCCAGCCGCTCGGCATCGGGCCGATGGTGTTCAGCACGATCTATCCCGAGGACGAGCACAATATCTGGCTGAAATCGCTGACCTCCTACGGCTGGCTCGGCTTTGTCGCCTATATCGGCCTCGTCTGGACGACGATCTGGTTCGGCTTCCGCTACCTGCTGCGCGAACGCCCCTGGCAGCCCTATCTGATGATCGCCTGGATCACCATCTGCGGCCATGAACTGATCGGCAATGTCATCGACACCGACCACTGGCGCCATCACTTCCTGCTGTTCGGCATTGTCTGGGGCTGTGCGGCGCTCGAGCACGGCTACCAGAAGCGGCGCGCAAGGGCGCCCGCCGCGACATGA
- a CDS encoding beta-ketoacyl-ACP synthase III: MIRSVVRGFGSALPKRVLTNQEMESKVDTTDEWIVQRTGIRQRYIADESETTASLGEAAARAALDNAGLTPDDIDLIILATSTPDNTFPASAVNIQNRLGMKHGAAFDIQAVCTGFVYAMSTADLYIRGGMAKRVLVIGAETFSRILDWNDRTTCVLFGDGAGAVVLEAQEGQGTAGDRGILTSHLRSDGSHKDKLYVNGGPSTTGQAGFIHMEGREVFKYAVGMITDVVYDALAATALEVEDIDWLVPHQANIRIIEGSARKLGIPMEKVVVTVDQHGNTSAASIPLALAAAAGDGRIKEGDIVLLEAMGGGFTWGSVLLRW; this comes from the coding sequence ATGATTCGATCAGTGGTCCGCGGCTTTGGCTCGGCTCTGCCAAAGCGTGTGCTGACCAATCAGGAAATGGAATCCAAGGTCGACACCACGGACGAATGGATCGTACAGCGCACCGGCATCCGCCAGCGCTACATCGCCGATGAGAGCGAGACGACGGCGTCGCTCGGGGAAGCGGCTGCGCGCGCGGCGCTCGACAATGCCGGGCTGACGCCCGACGACATCGACCTGATCATCCTGGCGACCTCTACGCCCGACAACACATTTCCCGCAAGCGCGGTGAATATCCAGAACCGGCTCGGCATGAAGCATGGGGCGGCGTTCGATATCCAGGCCGTCTGCACCGGGTTCGTCTATGCGATGTCGACCGCCGACCTCTATATTCGTGGCGGCATGGCCAAGCGCGTCCTCGTCATCGGTGCGGAGACGTTCTCCCGCATTCTCGACTGGAATGACCGCACGACCTGCGTGCTATTCGGCGACGGCGCCGGCGCGGTGGTGCTCGAAGCGCAGGAAGGGCAGGGAACTGCCGGCGATCGCGGTATCCTCACCTCGCATCTGAGGTCCGACGGCAGCCACAAGGACAAGCTCTATGTCAACGGTGGTCCATCGACCACCGGACAGGCGGGCTTCATCCACATGGAAGGCCGCGAGGTCTTCAAATACGCCGTCGGCATGATCACGGATGTTGTCTACGACGCCTTGGCCGCGACCGCACTCGAAGTCGAGGATATCGACTGGCTGGTCCCACATCAGGCCAATATCCGCATCATCGAAGGTTCGGCCAGGAAGCTCGGAATCCCGATGGAAAAGGTTGTCGTGACTGTCGATCAGCACGGCAATACCTCGGCTGCCTCCATCCCGCTGGCGCTTGCCGCGGCTGCAGGCGACGGGCGGATCAAGGAGGGCGATATCGTGCTTCTGGAAGCGATGGGCGGCGGCTTTACCTGGGGCTCGGTTTTGCTACGCTGGTAA
- a CDS encoding DUF177 domain-containing protein, translating into MTRDTSGPPPFSYRVKVGHISHNALDVRIEADAGERAALAKLWDILGVEALSAELKLRRWKKDGVKVFGTVHAEVTQACVVTLDPVPEVIDEEFDELFAPEGSALARIPANDQGEILIDPDGPDIPETFMGDAIDVGAVVSEIVAMALDPYPRKPGIAFANHIEGSPEKDSKPSPFAVLKSLKGE; encoded by the coding sequence ATGACGAGGGACACGTCCGGTCCGCCGCCCTTCAGCTATCGCGTGAAGGTCGGCCATATCTCGCACAACGCGCTCGACGTCCGCATCGAGGCCGATGCCGGGGAGCGCGCTGCACTTGCCAAGCTCTGGGACATTCTGGGCGTAGAGGCGCTATCGGCGGAGCTCAAGCTGCGCCGGTGGAAAAAGGACGGCGTCAAGGTTTTCGGAACGGTGCATGCCGAAGTGACCCAGGCTTGCGTCGTGACTCTCGATCCCGTGCCGGAAGTTATCGACGAGGAGTTCGATGAGCTGTTCGCGCCCGAAGGGTCGGCGCTGGCGCGCATTCCGGCGAACGACCAGGGCGAGATCCTGATCGATCCGGATGGTCCGGATATTCCGGAGACTTTCATGGGCGATGCGATCGACGTCGGAGCCGTCGTGTCGGAGATCGTCGCCATGGCGCTCGATCCCTATCCCCGCAAGCCGGGCATCGCATTCGCAAATCACATTGAAGGCAGCCCCGAGAAGGACAGCAAGCCGTCCCCTTTCGCGGTACTCAAGAGCCTGAAAGGCGAATAA
- a CDS encoding DUF982 domain-containing protein: MRTAEWTKVVYIEIVGDKREYVRISNTREAARCLLEKWPAKDSRSYKHAVVGCSRALKGYISDDMARLFLVEAAKAAKFAYVVNQRANNFEKFEMEIGEVARQLIAAEQVFLQSRN, encoded by the coding sequence ATGAGGACGGCAGAGTGGACAAAAGTAGTCTATATCGAGATCGTTGGCGACAAGCGTGAATATGTCCGCATTTCCAACACGCGTGAGGCTGCTCGATGCCTTCTCGAAAAGTGGCCGGCGAAGGACAGCCGCAGCTACAAGCACGCCGTTGTCGGCTGCTCACGGGCGCTGAAGGGCTATATTTCGGATGATATGGCGCGGCTTTTCCTGGTCGAGGCCGCCAAGGCGGCGAAATTCGCTTACGTCGTCAACCAGCGTGCGAACAATTTCGAGAAGTTCGAAATGGAGATCGGAGAGGTGGCCCGCCAGCTGATCGCCGCCGAACAGGTATTTCTCCAGTCCCGGAATTAG